AAGCGCTCCAGCTCCGGCTCGTAGGGGAGCTGGCGATTTGCCACGAGGAAGAGGCGGCCGCCGGTGCGCAGCGCATCTGCCGCGCTGCGCAGGAAGGCACGACCGAGGCTGACATCCGTATTCTGGCCGCTATGGAAGGGCGGGTTCATCACGATGTTCTCGTACTTGCCGGGCAAGCCGGCCGCGACATCGTGCCAGTGAAACTCCAGCGGCACGCTTTCGCCCGCGAGGTTCGAGCGCGCGCAGTCGAGCGCCCGTGAGTCCGCTTCGTAGAGGTGTAGCGCCTTGATGTTGGGATTCTTCTCAATCACCGCCTTCGAGAGGTAGCCCCAGCCCGCGCCGAGATCGGCCACGCTACCGCGGAGGTTCTTCGGGAGCTGCTCCGCCAGCAGAGCCGATCCCGGATCAATTCCGTCCGCGCTGAAGATCCCCGCCTGAGTCTGGAAGCCGGTAACCTCGTCATGCCGCAGGGCACTGAAGCCGCGCCAGGCCTCCAGCGTGTCTGCATCCCATCCGGCATCCTTCACGGCCCGGAAGCAGCGGCACTTGTTCTTCTGGATCGATCCGATGTTTCCCGCCGCTTCCGCGAGCTCCTTCTCGAAGCGCGCGGCACCTGCCGTATTGGCCATCGCGACCACCAGCGAGCCGCCGGGAGACAGGAGATCGTAAGCGGAGGAAAAGGAGGCGAGCGTTTCTTCCCGTGACTTCCCCGGGAGCAGGAGCACCAGGGGCCAGAGGCCTTCCGGCTCCGCGCAAAGGCTCAGTCCTTCCTTTTTCCACGCCTCTGCCATCGGTTTCCACGGCTGCCAGCCGGTGATGTCGGGCCAGGTCTTCAAGGCCGGGTGCGCTTCGGCTCCAAGGAACAGCGCCTTGGACGGGATCGCGAATTCCCCGCGTTCAAAAGGCAGCAGCAGGGTTTCGAGGGCGGGGCTCACGCGGCGGAGGATGACCGTAGCCTCCCGTGAATGCGAAGCTCGAAAACCGATTCCAAAGCTTCCGCGCATTTCCAGAGGACGAAGCGGCGAAATCCTGCCCATGCTCCGCGCCGTATACCGGTAAACCCATGAAACCCGTCCACCTTGTCCCTCCGGTGCTCGCCATCGCGATCGCCGCCCTCTGGCTGGGATCGCAGCAGCGGTCGATCTCCGCGCTGGAGGAGAAGTCCGGCCACCTGCGGAAGCGAATCGAGACGGCGCGCCATGAGGCCGCCGGGGATGGCAGCCACATCGGTCGCAAGGACGCAGGAGCGAAGACCGGCAAGGGCATCGACTGGAAGCAGATCGCCCAGAAGCACAATTCGATGCAGAGCGGCAACGACGTGCAGGGGATGCGTGCCATGATGGAAATGCAGCGCGCGCTGCTGGCCATGACCACGGACGAGCTTCTGGGCCAGTTGGACGAGATCGAGGCGCTCGATATCCCGAAGGAGCTGAAAGCAAATTTGCAGGGCCTGATTCTCGGCGTGCTGGCCCAGAAAGACCCGCGTTTGGCGGTGGAACGCTTCGCCGATCAGATTGGCAAGGTGCAGGGCAGCATGTCCTGGCAGCTCGGCTCGGCCTTTCAGCAATGGGCGCTCAAGGATCCCGCGTCGGCGGTGGCGTGGATGGACCGCCGCATCGCGGAAGGGAAATTCGCCAGCACCTCGCTCGATGGGAAGAACGACGAACGTACCCAGTTCGAGCGGGGCTTGATCGGAGCCCTGCTCTCGACCGACCCGGAGGCCGCGGGCAAACGGATCGCGGCGCTGCCCCCGGAGCAAGGGGCGGATATCCTGCGCTACGGGATGATCTTCGGCACGAAGCCGGGAAGCGAGAAGGCACTGGCTAATCTGATCCGCCAGCAGATGCCGGAAGACCAGCGGAACAAGGTGCTGGCGGAGGCGGTCGGCCAGCTCGTCCATCAGGGAGGCTTCGAGCGGGTGGACAAGTTCTTCGGTGAGATCGCGCCGTCCCAGGAGGAGCGGGACGCCGTGGTGGCCGATGCCTTCCAGAACAAGATCCGCAATATCCGCGACAAGGCGAAGCTGGCCGCGACCTTGGAAGAGAGTCGTGCTTGGGCGCTGAAGCATTCCCCCGAACAAGCGGACCGCATCACCGGTCAGGCCTTGGGCAGCATGCATGAGTTCGAAGCCGCCTCGGAACTCGCCCTGAAGTATCACGAGCAAGCAGGTAACGACGAGGTGCTGGTCGCTTTTCTCAGCGGGGAGATCACCCGCTTTCACACCGAAGCGGCGACCGCCATGCTCGACAAGATCTCCGATGAACAGAAGCGCGAGGAGCTGCGCAAGAAGCTCGCCGAGAAACGCTGAACCGACGCTACGCCATGAAAGCCTCTCTAGCACTCGCCGCTTTGATTCTCCTCGCCGCGTCCTTCTTCGGCTGGCGCGGACACACCCGGCTCGCGGAAGTTCACGCGGAACACGAACGCCTGGTCGAGGAAGGCCGGGCGCTCGGTATCGATGGGGATGCGGCAAGCGGCAGCGGCGATGCCCAAACGAAATCCCGCCGTGCCGAAGCCGTGGACAAGCCGGCCAAGGTGAAGGCCTTCGCCGCCGAGTTGGTGGCCTTCGCGAAGGAGATGGAAGCAGCCCAGAAGTCGGGCCAGCAGCCGGGCGAGGAGATGCAGAAGAAGATCTTCGCGATCATCGACAAGATGCTCGAGCTCGATGCGTCGGAGCTCAAGCTCCTGGTCGCGGAGCTCCGCGCGACCAGCGACCTCAGCGAGGATATGCGGAACGGCATTCTCAGCTTCGCCGTGATGATGCTGGCGAATGATCATCCCGCGGCGGCACTTGCCCTGTTTGCGGAGTCCGGCGATCTAATGAAAGATCAGGGCACCTCGCAGCACGTTCTCAGTTCGGCGCTGGCTCGCCTGGCTCAGGATGATCCGATGGCCGCACTCGACTGGATTCGCAAGAACGCGAAGGAACATCCCGAACTCGCGGGCGAGCAGGCCAAGCGCGGTGTCCTGGCCGGAGCAGCGCGTCAGGATCCGAAGCTCGCCTTCTCCTTGATCGCGGAGCTCGGCTTCGAGTCGTCCCACATGGCCGTGCGGAGCATCGTCGATACCGCCGTGTCCGCGGAGGAGCGGAAGGCCATGCTGGCCGCCATGCGGGAACACGTGAAGACCCTGAACGGCGATGCCGCCAAACAGGTGAGGGAGCAGGCCTTGAATGCCTTGGGTCAGAACATCTCGCAGGCCGGGTACGATTCCGCCATGACCTGGCTGGCCTCCTCGGATCTCAGCGCGCAGGAGATGGAGGAGTTCGCACAAGGCGTGCAGCCATGGCAGACCAAGGCCGAGACGGGGAAATGGATCACCTGGATGGCGGACAAGTTTCCCAAGGAGGAGATTGGCCCGCGAATGAGCATGTTCATGCGCCAATGGGCGAACGACGACTACAAGGCGGCGGGCGAGTGGCTGAACGACTTCAAGGAAGGTCCAACGAAGGAAGTCGCCGTGAAGTCGTATGCCGACGCCGTGCTCCCCTACGATCCTGCGACTGCCGCCGAGTGGTCGCTCACGATGCCGGCGGGTAAGGAAAAGACCGATCTGATGGCACAGATCTATCGCCAGTGGAGATCGAAGGATGAGGCCGCGGCGGAGAAATTCGCGGAGGAGAACGGGATCCAAAGATAAGTCCGGCCTACGCTTGCGCCTGTGAGTCCGGAGCACCCTCTTTCTTACATCACGCTGCCGTACAGCGTGAAGCCGGTGCTTTCCTCCACGCGGATATCGAGAAGCTGACCGGTCAGCTTGTGCGGATCACCGTCGAAGATAAGGATCTTGTTCGTGCCGGTGCGGCCGGTCAGGCGCTGCTTGTTGTTCTTGCTCGGACCCTCGCAGAGGACCTGCTGGACCGTGCCGACGAGCGCCTGGTGCTTGGCCTTGGCGATCTCGTTGACGACATCAAGCAGGCGCTGGTTGCGCTCCTCCTTCACGCGCTCCGGGAGCTGGCCGTCCATCTCGGCGGCGGGCGTGTCCTTGCGCTTCGAGTAGCGGAAGACGAAAGCATTGTCGAATTGCAGGCGCTGCACGGTATCCACCGTCGCCTGGAAGTCTTCTTCCTCCTCACCCGGGAAGCCGACGATGATGTCCGTGGTAATGGCGATGCCCGGCCGGGCGGCCTTCATCTTCTCGCAGATCTCCACGAACTTCTCGTTCTTGTACGGGCGGCGCATCAGCTTCAGGATGCGGTCCGAGCCGCTCTGCATCGGGAAGTGAATGTGCGGGCAGAGCTTCGGCAGGTAGGTGAAGGCGGCGACGAGGTCATCGCGGTAGCCGATCGGGTGCGGCGAGGTGAAGCGGATGCGCTCGATGCCCTCCACCGCGTGCACCTGTTCCAAGAGCTGCACGAAGGGTGACTTGCCATCCACCTTCTCAAACTCGGTCCGCCCGTAGAGATTCACGATCTGGCCCAGCAGCGTGATCTCCTTCACGCCGTGGTCGCGCAGGCGCTTCACTTCCTCCACGATCTCCGCGATCGGTCGACCGCGTTCCTTCCCGCGCGTGTCCGGCACGATGCAGAAGGAGCAGCGCATGTTGCAGCCCTGCATGATCGAGACGAAGGCGGACGCGTTGAGGTCCTTCGGGATGTGATCGCGGATCGTGTTCTGCGATCCTGCTTCCTCTTCCACATCGCACACACTCTCGCCGGTCAGGGAGAGCTGCAGCTCGTCCATCCGGCGCTCCAGGCGGCGCTGCAGGATGGTGTCCACGTACTCGAAAACCTTGTGATACTTCTGCGTGCCCACCACCACGTCCAAGTGCGGGATGCGCTCGAAGAGTTCCGGGCCGCGGCTCTGCGCCATGCAACCCATGAAGCCGAAGACCACGTGCGGCTTGTTCCGCCGGTAGCTACCCATGCTGCCCATCTTG
This is a stretch of genomic DNA from Luteolibacter rhizosphaerae. It encodes these proteins:
- a CDS encoding class I SAM-dependent methyltransferase, producing the protein MSPALETLLLPFERGEFAIPSKALFLGAEAHPALKTWPDITGWQPWKPMAEAWKKEGLSLCAEPEGLWPLVLLLPGKSREETLASFSSAYDLLSPGGSLVVAMANTAGAARFEKELAEAAGNIGSIQKNKCRCFRAVKDAGWDADTLEAWRGFSALRHDEVTGFQTQAGIFSADGIDPGSALLAEQLPKNLRGSVADLGAGWGYLSKAVIEKNPNIKALHLYEADSRALDCARSNLAGESVPLEFHWHDVAAGLPGKYENIVMNPPFHSGQNTDVSLGRAFLRSAADALRTGGRLFLVANRQLPYEPELERLGLVWRKVAEDSVYKVIFAERRMLR
- the miaB gene encoding tRNA (N6-isopentenyl adenosine(37)-C2)-methylthiotransferase MiaB, with amino-acid sequence MPKVFIRTYGCQMNERDSEQVAQMFTEGGYTVTGDETDADAILVNTCSVRDQAEQKALGKMGSMGSYRRNKPHVVFGFMGCMAQSRGPELFERIPHLDVVVGTQKYHKVFEYVDTILQRRLERRMDELQLSLTGESVCDVEEEAGSQNTIRDHIPKDLNASAFVSIMQGCNMRCSFCIVPDTRGKERGRPIAEIVEEVKRLRDHGVKEITLLGQIVNLYGRTEFEKVDGKSPFVQLLEQVHAVEGIERIRFTSPHPIGYRDDLVAAFTYLPKLCPHIHFPMQSGSDRILKLMRRPYKNEKFVEICEKMKAARPGIAITTDIIVGFPGEEEEDFQATVDTVQRLQFDNAFVFRYSKRKDTPAAEMDGQLPERVKEERNQRLLDVVNEIAKAKHQALVGTVQQVLCEGPSKNNKQRLTGRTGTNKILIFDGDPHKLTGQLLDIRVEESTGFTLYGSVM